Proteins encoded within one genomic window of Apis mellifera strain DH4 linkage group LG1, Amel_HAv3.1, whole genome shotgun sequence:
- the LOC410689 gene encoding ELAV-like protein 1 isoform X6: MMANGMDTVVQQNGGSTLGQASQEESKTNLIVNYLPQSMTQDEIRSLFSSIGEVESCKLIRDKLTGQSLGYGFVNYHRPEDAEKAINTLNGLRLQNKTIKVSYARPSSEAIKGANLYVSGLPKNMTQQDLENLFSPYGRIITSRILCDNITVRQFVTGGGDYLPEKMMMDPLNNLNRLPTGLSKGVGFIRFDQRVEAERAIQELNGTIPKGSSEPITVKFANNPSNNNKAIPPLAYLTPQATRRYGGPIHHPTGRFRYIPLSPLSSRYSPLAGDLLANSMLPGNAMNGSGWCIFVYNLAPETEENVLWQLFGPFGAVQSVKVIRDLQTNKCKGFGFVTMTNYDEAVVAIQSLNGYTLGNRVLQVSFKTNKSKAA; this comes from the exons ATGATGGCGAACGGAATGGACACAGTCGTACAACAAAATGGTGGATCCACCCTCGGACAGGCCTCGCAGGAAGAGTCGAAAACGAATCTCATAGTAAATTACTTGCCCCAGAGCATGACACAGGATGAGATTCGATCCCTCTTCTCGAGCATTGGCGAGGTTGAGAGTTGCAAGTTGATTCGTGATAAACTCACCG GTCAGAGTTTAGGTTACGGTTTCGTTAACTATCACCGGCCTGAGGATGCTGAGAAGGCGATAAACACGCTCAACGGTCTTCGTCTGCAAAATAAAACGATCAAG gtATCGTACGCGAGACCGAGCAGCGAGGCGATCAAAGGCGCAAACTTGTACGTGAGCGGTTTGCCGAAGAACATGACGCAACAAGATCTGGAGAATCTATTCAGCCCGTACGGCAGAATCATCACGTCGCGGATACTTTGCGACAACATCACCG TACGACAGTTTGTGACCGGCGGCGGAGACTATTTGCCCG AGAAGATGATGATGGACCCGTTGAATAACTTGAACCGATTACCGACAGGATTGTCGAAAGGGGTCGGTTTCATAAGGTTCGACCAGCGGGTCGAGGCCGAGAGGGCGATCCAAGAATTAAACGGTACCATTCCGAAGGGCTCGTCCGAGCCGATCACCGTCAAGTTCGCCAACAATCcgagcaacaacaacaaggcGATACCGCCGTTGGCCTATCTGACACCGCAGGCGACCCGACGATATGGCGGCCCAATCCACCATCCGACCGGCCGCTTCAGGTACATTCCACTGTCGCCACTATCCAG TAG GTACAGCCCGCTGGCAGGCGATCTATTGGCAAACTCGATGCTACCCGGGAACGCGATGAATGGTTCCGGCTGGTGTATCTTCGTGTATAATCTCGCCCCAGAGACCGAGGAGAACGTGCTGTGGCAGTTGTTCGGTCCGTTCGGCGCCGTCCAATCGGTCAAAGTGATCCGCGACCTGCAGACGAACAAGTGCAAAGGCTTCGGTTTCGTGACGATGACCAACTATGACGAGGCGGTGGTCGCCATCCAGAGCTTGAACGGTTACACGCTCGGTAACCGGGTTCTCCAAGTGAGCTTCAAGACGAACAAGAGCAAGGCGGCGTAG
- the LOC410689 gene encoding ELAV-like protein 2 isoform X12 has product MMANGMDTVVQQNGGSTLGQASQEESKTNLIVNYLPQSMTQDEIRSLFSSIGEVESCKLIRDKLTGQSLGYGFVNYHRPEDAEKAINTLNGLRLQNKTIKVSYARPSSEAIKGANLYVSGLPKNMTQQDLENLFSPYGRIITSRILCDNITGLSKGVGFIRFDQRVEAERAIQELNGTIPKGSSEPITVKFANNPSNNNKAIPPLAYLTPQATRRYGGPIHHPTGRFRYIPLSPLSSTGKAMLAINKGLQSRYSPLAGDLLANSMLPGNAMNGSGWCIFVYNLAPETEENVLWQLFGPFGAVQSVKVIRDLQTNKCKGFGFVTMTNYDEAVVAIQSLNGYTLGNRVLQVSFKTNKSKAA; this is encoded by the exons ATGATGGCGAACGGAATGGACACAGTCGTACAACAAAATGGTGGATCCACCCTCGGACAGGCCTCGCAGGAAGAGTCGAAAACGAATCTCATAGTAAATTACTTGCCCCAGAGCATGACACAGGATGAGATTCGATCCCTCTTCTCGAGCATTGGCGAGGTTGAGAGTTGCAAGTTGATTCGTGATAAACTCACCG GTCAGAGTTTAGGTTACGGTTTCGTTAACTATCACCGGCCTGAGGATGCTGAGAAGGCGATAAACACGCTCAACGGTCTTCGTCTGCAAAATAAAACGATCAAG gtATCGTACGCGAGACCGAGCAGCGAGGCGATCAAAGGCGCAAACTTGTACGTGAGCGGTTTGCCGAAGAACATGACGCAACAAGATCTGGAGAATCTATTCAGCCCGTACGGCAGAATCATCACGTCGCGGATACTTTGCGACAACATCACCG GATTGTCGAAAGGGGTCGGTTTCATAAGGTTCGACCAGCGGGTCGAGGCCGAGAGGGCGATCCAAGAATTAAACGGTACCATTCCGAAGGGCTCGTCCGAGCCGATCACCGTCAAGTTCGCCAACAATCcgagcaacaacaacaaggcGATACCGCCGTTGGCCTATCTGACACCGCAGGCGACCCGACGATATGGCGGCCCAATCCACCATCCGACCGGCCGCTTCAGGTACATTCCACTGTCGCCACTATCCAG CACTGGCAAGGCCATGCTTGCCATTAACAAAGGCTTACAGAG TAG GTACAGCCCGCTGGCAGGCGATCTATTGGCAAACTCGATGCTACCCGGGAACGCGATGAATGGTTCCGGCTGGTGTATCTTCGTGTATAATCTCGCCCCAGAGACCGAGGAGAACGTGCTGTGGCAGTTGTTCGGTCCGTTCGGCGCCGTCCAATCGGTCAAAGTGATCCGCGACCTGCAGACGAACAAGTGCAAAGGCTTCGGTTTCGTGACGATGACCAACTATGACGAGGCGGTGGTCGCCATCCAGAGCTTGAACGGTTACACGCTCGGTAACCGGGTTCTCCAAGTGAGCTTCAAGACGAACAAGAGCAAGGCGGCGTAG
- the LOC410689 gene encoding ELAV-like protein 1 isoform X3 → MMANGMDTVVQQNGGSTLGQASQEESKTNLIVNYLPQSMTQDEIRSLFSSIGEVESCKLIRDKLTGQSLGYGFVNYHRPEDAEKAINTLNGLRLQNKTIKVSYARPSSEAIKGANLYVSGLPKNMTQQDLENLFSPYGRIITSRILCDNITVRQFVTGGGDYLPEKMMMDPLNNLNRLPTGLSKGVGFIRFDQRVEAERAIQELNGTIPKGSSEPITVKFANNPSNNNKAIPPLAYLTPQATRRYGGPIHHPTGRFSTGKAMLAINKGLQSRYSPLAGDLLANSMLPGNAMNGSGWCIFVYNLAPETEENVLWQLFGPFGAVQSVKVIRDLQTNKCKGFGFVTMTNYDEAVVAIQSLNGYTLGNRVLQVSFKTNKSKAA, encoded by the exons ATGATGGCGAACGGAATGGACACAGTCGTACAACAAAATGGTGGATCCACCCTCGGACAGGCCTCGCAGGAAGAGTCGAAAACGAATCTCATAGTAAATTACTTGCCCCAGAGCATGACACAGGATGAGATTCGATCCCTCTTCTCGAGCATTGGCGAGGTTGAGAGTTGCAAGTTGATTCGTGATAAACTCACCG GTCAGAGTTTAGGTTACGGTTTCGTTAACTATCACCGGCCTGAGGATGCTGAGAAGGCGATAAACACGCTCAACGGTCTTCGTCTGCAAAATAAAACGATCAAG gtATCGTACGCGAGACCGAGCAGCGAGGCGATCAAAGGCGCAAACTTGTACGTGAGCGGTTTGCCGAAGAACATGACGCAACAAGATCTGGAGAATCTATTCAGCCCGTACGGCAGAATCATCACGTCGCGGATACTTTGCGACAACATCACCG TACGACAGTTTGTGACCGGCGGCGGAGACTATTTGCCCG AGAAGATGATGATGGACCCGTTGAATAACTTGAACCGATTACCGACAGGATTGTCGAAAGGGGTCGGTTTCATAAGGTTCGACCAGCGGGTCGAGGCCGAGAGGGCGATCCAAGAATTAAACGGTACCATTCCGAAGGGCTCGTCCGAGCCGATCACCGTCAAGTTCGCCAACAATCcgagcaacaacaacaaggcGATACCGCCGTTGGCCTATCTGACACCGCAGGCGACCCGACGATATGGCGGCCCAATCCACCATCCGACCGGCCGCTTCAG CACTGGCAAGGCCATGCTTGCCATTAACAAAGGCTTACAGAG TAG GTACAGCCCGCTGGCAGGCGATCTATTGGCAAACTCGATGCTACCCGGGAACGCGATGAATGGTTCCGGCTGGTGTATCTTCGTGTATAATCTCGCCCCAGAGACCGAGGAGAACGTGCTGTGGCAGTTGTTCGGTCCGTTCGGCGCCGTCCAATCGGTCAAAGTGATCCGCGACCTGCAGACGAACAAGTGCAAAGGCTTCGGTTTCGTGACGATGACCAACTATGACGAGGCGGTGGTCGCCATCCAGAGCTTGAACGGTTACACGCTCGGTAACCGGGTTCTCCAAGTGAGCTTCAAGACGAACAAGAGCAAGGCGGCGTAG
- the LOC410689 gene encoding ELAV-like protein 2 isoform X15: MMANGMDTVVQQNGGSTLGQASQEESKTNLIVNYLPQSMTQDEIRSLFSSIGEVESCKLIRDKLTGQSLGYGFVNYHRPEDAEKAINTLNGLRLQNKTIKVSYARPSSEAIKGANLYVSGLPKNMTQQDLENLFSPYGRIITSRILCDNITGLSKGVGFIRFDQRVEAERAIQELNGTIPKGSSEPITVKFANNPSNNNKAIPPLAYLTPQATRRYGGPIHHPTGRFRYIPLSPLSSRYSPLAGDLLANSMLPGNAMNGSGWCIFVYNLAPETEENVLWQLFGPFGAVQSVKVIRDLQTNKCKGFGFVTMTNYDEAVVAIQSLNGYTLGNRVLQVSFKTNKSKAA, from the exons ATGATGGCGAACGGAATGGACACAGTCGTACAACAAAATGGTGGATCCACCCTCGGACAGGCCTCGCAGGAAGAGTCGAAAACGAATCTCATAGTAAATTACTTGCCCCAGAGCATGACACAGGATGAGATTCGATCCCTCTTCTCGAGCATTGGCGAGGTTGAGAGTTGCAAGTTGATTCGTGATAAACTCACCG GTCAGAGTTTAGGTTACGGTTTCGTTAACTATCACCGGCCTGAGGATGCTGAGAAGGCGATAAACACGCTCAACGGTCTTCGTCTGCAAAATAAAACGATCAAG gtATCGTACGCGAGACCGAGCAGCGAGGCGATCAAAGGCGCAAACTTGTACGTGAGCGGTTTGCCGAAGAACATGACGCAACAAGATCTGGAGAATCTATTCAGCCCGTACGGCAGAATCATCACGTCGCGGATACTTTGCGACAACATCACCG GATTGTCGAAAGGGGTCGGTTTCATAAGGTTCGACCAGCGGGTCGAGGCCGAGAGGGCGATCCAAGAATTAAACGGTACCATTCCGAAGGGCTCGTCCGAGCCGATCACCGTCAAGTTCGCCAACAATCcgagcaacaacaacaaggcGATACCGCCGTTGGCCTATCTGACACCGCAGGCGACCCGACGATATGGCGGCCCAATCCACCATCCGACCGGCCGCTTCAGGTACATTCCACTGTCGCCACTATCCAG TAG GTACAGCCCGCTGGCAGGCGATCTATTGGCAAACTCGATGCTACCCGGGAACGCGATGAATGGTTCCGGCTGGTGTATCTTCGTGTATAATCTCGCCCCAGAGACCGAGGAGAACGTGCTGTGGCAGTTGTTCGGTCCGTTCGGCGCCGTCCAATCGGTCAAAGTGATCCGCGACCTGCAGACGAACAAGTGCAAAGGCTTCGGTTTCGTGACGATGACCAACTATGACGAGGCGGTGGTCGCCATCCAGAGCTTGAACGGTTACACGCTCGGTAACCGGGTTCTCCAAGTGAGCTTCAAGACGAACAAGAGCAAGGCGGCGTAG
- the LOC410689 gene encoding ELAV-like protein 3 isoform X1: MMANGMDTVVQQNGGSTLGQASQEESKTNLIVNYLPQSMTQDEIRSLFSSIGEVESCKLIRDKLTGQSLGYGFVNYHRPEDAEKAINTLNGLRLQNKTIKVSYARPSSEAIKGANLYVSGLPKNMTQQDLENLFSPYGRIITSRILCDNITVRQFVTGGGDYLPEKMMMDPLNNLNRLPTGLSKGVGFIRFDQRVEAERAIQELNGTIPKGSSEPITVKFANNPSNNNKAIPPLAYLTPQATRRYGGPIHHPTGRFRYIPLSPLSSTGKAMLAINKGLQSRYSPLAGDLLANSMLPGNAMNGSGWCIFVYNLAPETEENVLWQLFGPFGAVQSVKVIRDLQTNKCKGFGFVTMTNYDEAVVAIQSLNGYTLGNRVLQVSFKTNKSKAA; encoded by the exons ATGATGGCGAACGGAATGGACACAGTCGTACAACAAAATGGTGGATCCACCCTCGGACAGGCCTCGCAGGAAGAGTCGAAAACGAATCTCATAGTAAATTACTTGCCCCAGAGCATGACACAGGATGAGATTCGATCCCTCTTCTCGAGCATTGGCGAGGTTGAGAGTTGCAAGTTGATTCGTGATAAACTCACCG GTCAGAGTTTAGGTTACGGTTTCGTTAACTATCACCGGCCTGAGGATGCTGAGAAGGCGATAAACACGCTCAACGGTCTTCGTCTGCAAAATAAAACGATCAAG gtATCGTACGCGAGACCGAGCAGCGAGGCGATCAAAGGCGCAAACTTGTACGTGAGCGGTTTGCCGAAGAACATGACGCAACAAGATCTGGAGAATCTATTCAGCCCGTACGGCAGAATCATCACGTCGCGGATACTTTGCGACAACATCACCG TACGACAGTTTGTGACCGGCGGCGGAGACTATTTGCCCG AGAAGATGATGATGGACCCGTTGAATAACTTGAACCGATTACCGACAGGATTGTCGAAAGGGGTCGGTTTCATAAGGTTCGACCAGCGGGTCGAGGCCGAGAGGGCGATCCAAGAATTAAACGGTACCATTCCGAAGGGCTCGTCCGAGCCGATCACCGTCAAGTTCGCCAACAATCcgagcaacaacaacaaggcGATACCGCCGTTGGCCTATCTGACACCGCAGGCGACCCGACGATATGGCGGCCCAATCCACCATCCGACCGGCCGCTTCAGGTACATTCCACTGTCGCCACTATCCAG CACTGGCAAGGCCATGCTTGCCATTAACAAAGGCTTACAGAG TAG GTACAGCCCGCTGGCAGGCGATCTATTGGCAAACTCGATGCTACCCGGGAACGCGATGAATGGTTCCGGCTGGTGTATCTTCGTGTATAATCTCGCCCCAGAGACCGAGGAGAACGTGCTGTGGCAGTTGTTCGGTCCGTTCGGCGCCGTCCAATCGGTCAAAGTGATCCGCGACCTGCAGACGAACAAGTGCAAAGGCTTCGGTTTCGTGACGATGACCAACTATGACGAGGCGGTGGTCGCCATCCAGAGCTTGAACGGTTACACGCTCGGTAACCGGGTTCTCCAAGTGAGCTTCAAGACGAACAAGAGCAAGGCGGCGTAG
- the LOC410689 gene encoding ELAV-like protein 3 isoform X5, which translates to MMANGMDTVVQQNGGSTLGQASQEESKTNLIVNYLPQSMTQDEIRSLFSSIGEVESCKLIRDKLTGQSLGYGFVNYHRPEDAEKAINTLNGLRLQNKTIKVSYARPSSEAIKGANLYVSGLPKNMTQQDLENLFSPYGRIITSRILCDNITEKMMMDPLNNLNRLPTGLSKGVGFIRFDQRVEAERAIQELNGTIPKGSSEPITVKFANNPSNNNKAIPPLAYLTPQATRRYGGPIHHPTGRFRYIPLSPLSSTGKAMLAINKGLQSRYSPLAGDLLANSMLPGNAMNGSGWCIFVYNLAPETEENVLWQLFGPFGAVQSVKVIRDLQTNKCKGFGFVTMTNYDEAVVAIQSLNGYTLGNRVLQVSFKTNKSKAA; encoded by the exons ATGATGGCGAACGGAATGGACACAGTCGTACAACAAAATGGTGGATCCACCCTCGGACAGGCCTCGCAGGAAGAGTCGAAAACGAATCTCATAGTAAATTACTTGCCCCAGAGCATGACACAGGATGAGATTCGATCCCTCTTCTCGAGCATTGGCGAGGTTGAGAGTTGCAAGTTGATTCGTGATAAACTCACCG GTCAGAGTTTAGGTTACGGTTTCGTTAACTATCACCGGCCTGAGGATGCTGAGAAGGCGATAAACACGCTCAACGGTCTTCGTCTGCAAAATAAAACGATCAAG gtATCGTACGCGAGACCGAGCAGCGAGGCGATCAAAGGCGCAAACTTGTACGTGAGCGGTTTGCCGAAGAACATGACGCAACAAGATCTGGAGAATCTATTCAGCCCGTACGGCAGAATCATCACGTCGCGGATACTTTGCGACAACATCACCG AGAAGATGATGATGGACCCGTTGAATAACTTGAACCGATTACCGACAGGATTGTCGAAAGGGGTCGGTTTCATAAGGTTCGACCAGCGGGTCGAGGCCGAGAGGGCGATCCAAGAATTAAACGGTACCATTCCGAAGGGCTCGTCCGAGCCGATCACCGTCAAGTTCGCCAACAATCcgagcaacaacaacaaggcGATACCGCCGTTGGCCTATCTGACACCGCAGGCGACCCGACGATATGGCGGCCCAATCCACCATCCGACCGGCCGCTTCAGGTACATTCCACTGTCGCCACTATCCAG CACTGGCAAGGCCATGCTTGCCATTAACAAAGGCTTACAGAG TAG GTACAGCCCGCTGGCAGGCGATCTATTGGCAAACTCGATGCTACCCGGGAACGCGATGAATGGTTCCGGCTGGTGTATCTTCGTGTATAATCTCGCCCCAGAGACCGAGGAGAACGTGCTGTGGCAGTTGTTCGGTCCGTTCGGCGCCGTCCAATCGGTCAAAGTGATCCGCGACCTGCAGACGAACAAGTGCAAAGGCTTCGGTTTCGTGACGATGACCAACTATGACGAGGCGGTGGTCGCCATCCAGAGCTTGAACGGTTACACGCTCGGTAACCGGGTTCTCCAAGTGAGCTTCAAGACGAACAAGAGCAAGGCGGCGTAG
- the LOC410689 gene encoding ELAV-like protein 2 isoform X14 — protein MMANGMDTVVQQNGGSTLGQASQEESKTNLIVNYLPQSMTQDEIRSLFSSIGEVESCKLIRDKLTGQSLGYGFVNYHRPEDAEKAINTLNGLRLQNKTIKVSYARPSSEAIKGANLYVSGLPKNMTQQDLENLFSPYGRIITSRILCDNITGLSKGVGFIRFDQRVEAERAIQELNGTIPKGSSEPITVKFANNPSNNNKAIPPLAYLTPQATRRYGGPIHHPTGRFSTGKAMLAINKGLQRYSPLAGDLLANSMLPGNAMNGSGWCIFVYNLAPETEENVLWQLFGPFGAVQSVKVIRDLQTNKCKGFGFVTMTNYDEAVVAIQSLNGYTLGNRVLQVSFKTNKSKAA, from the exons ATGATGGCGAACGGAATGGACACAGTCGTACAACAAAATGGTGGATCCACCCTCGGACAGGCCTCGCAGGAAGAGTCGAAAACGAATCTCATAGTAAATTACTTGCCCCAGAGCATGACACAGGATGAGATTCGATCCCTCTTCTCGAGCATTGGCGAGGTTGAGAGTTGCAAGTTGATTCGTGATAAACTCACCG GTCAGAGTTTAGGTTACGGTTTCGTTAACTATCACCGGCCTGAGGATGCTGAGAAGGCGATAAACACGCTCAACGGTCTTCGTCTGCAAAATAAAACGATCAAG gtATCGTACGCGAGACCGAGCAGCGAGGCGATCAAAGGCGCAAACTTGTACGTGAGCGGTTTGCCGAAGAACATGACGCAACAAGATCTGGAGAATCTATTCAGCCCGTACGGCAGAATCATCACGTCGCGGATACTTTGCGACAACATCACCG GATTGTCGAAAGGGGTCGGTTTCATAAGGTTCGACCAGCGGGTCGAGGCCGAGAGGGCGATCCAAGAATTAAACGGTACCATTCCGAAGGGCTCGTCCGAGCCGATCACCGTCAAGTTCGCCAACAATCcgagcaacaacaacaaggcGATACCGCCGTTGGCCTATCTGACACCGCAGGCGACCCGACGATATGGCGGCCCAATCCACCATCCGACCGGCCGCTTCAG CACTGGCAAGGCCATGCTTGCCATTAACAAAGGCTTACAGAG GTACAGCCCGCTGGCAGGCGATCTATTGGCAAACTCGATGCTACCCGGGAACGCGATGAATGGTTCCGGCTGGTGTATCTTCGTGTATAATCTCGCCCCAGAGACCGAGGAGAACGTGCTGTGGCAGTTGTTCGGTCCGTTCGGCGCCGTCCAATCGGTCAAAGTGATCCGCGACCTGCAGACGAACAAGTGCAAAGGCTTCGGTTTCGTGACGATGACCAACTATGACGAGGCGGTGGTCGCCATCCAGAGCTTGAACGGTTACACGCTCGGTAACCGGGTTCTCCAAGTGAGCTTCAAGACGAACAAGAGCAAGGCGGCGTAG
- the LOC410689 gene encoding ELAV-like protein 2 isoform X13 has protein sequence MMANGMDTVVQQNGGSTLGQASQEESKTNLIVNYLPQSMTQDEIRSLFSSIGEVESCKLIRDKLTGQSLGYGFVNYHRPEDAEKAINTLNGLRLQNKTIKVSYARPSSEAIKGANLYVSGLPKNMTQQDLENLFSPYGRIITSRILCDNITGLSKGVGFIRFDQRVEAERAIQELNGTIPKGSSEPITVKFANNPSNNNKAIPPLAYLTPQATRRYGGPIHHPTGRFRYIPLSPLSSTGKAMLAINKGLQRYSPLAGDLLANSMLPGNAMNGSGWCIFVYNLAPETEENVLWQLFGPFGAVQSVKVIRDLQTNKCKGFGFVTMTNYDEAVVAIQSLNGYTLGNRVLQVSFKTNKSKAA, from the exons ATGATGGCGAACGGAATGGACACAGTCGTACAACAAAATGGTGGATCCACCCTCGGACAGGCCTCGCAGGAAGAGTCGAAAACGAATCTCATAGTAAATTACTTGCCCCAGAGCATGACACAGGATGAGATTCGATCCCTCTTCTCGAGCATTGGCGAGGTTGAGAGTTGCAAGTTGATTCGTGATAAACTCACCG GTCAGAGTTTAGGTTACGGTTTCGTTAACTATCACCGGCCTGAGGATGCTGAGAAGGCGATAAACACGCTCAACGGTCTTCGTCTGCAAAATAAAACGATCAAG gtATCGTACGCGAGACCGAGCAGCGAGGCGATCAAAGGCGCAAACTTGTACGTGAGCGGTTTGCCGAAGAACATGACGCAACAAGATCTGGAGAATCTATTCAGCCCGTACGGCAGAATCATCACGTCGCGGATACTTTGCGACAACATCACCG GATTGTCGAAAGGGGTCGGTTTCATAAGGTTCGACCAGCGGGTCGAGGCCGAGAGGGCGATCCAAGAATTAAACGGTACCATTCCGAAGGGCTCGTCCGAGCCGATCACCGTCAAGTTCGCCAACAATCcgagcaacaacaacaaggcGATACCGCCGTTGGCCTATCTGACACCGCAGGCGACCCGACGATATGGCGGCCCAATCCACCATCCGACCGGCCGCTTCAGGTACATTCCACTGTCGCCACTATCCAG CACTGGCAAGGCCATGCTTGCCATTAACAAAGGCTTACAGAG GTACAGCCCGCTGGCAGGCGATCTATTGGCAAACTCGATGCTACCCGGGAACGCGATGAATGGTTCCGGCTGGTGTATCTTCGTGTATAATCTCGCCCCAGAGACCGAGGAGAACGTGCTGTGGCAGTTGTTCGGTCCGTTCGGCGCCGTCCAATCGGTCAAAGTGATCCGCGACCTGCAGACGAACAAGTGCAAAGGCTTCGGTTTCGTGACGATGACCAACTATGACGAGGCGGTGGTCGCCATCCAGAGCTTGAACGGTTACACGCTCGGTAACCGGGTTCTCCAAGTGAGCTTCAAGACGAACAAGAGCAAGGCGGCGTAG
- the LOC410689 gene encoding ELAV-like protein 1 isoform X10, whose product MMANGMDTVVQQNGGSTLGQASQEESKTNLIVNYLPQSMTQDEIRSLFSSIGEVESCKLIRDKLTGQSLGYGFVNYHRPEDAEKAINTLNGLRLQNKTIKVSYARPSSEAIKGANLYVSGLPKNMTQQDLENLFSPYGRIITSRILCDNITVRQFVTGGGDYLPEKMMMDPLNNLNRLPTGLSKGVGFIRFDQRVEAERAIQELNGTIPKGSSEPITVKFANNPSNNNKAIPPLAYLTPQATRRYGGPIHHPTGRFSRYSPLAGDLLANSMLPGNAMNGSGWCIFVYNLAPETEENVLWQLFGPFGAVQSVKVIRDLQTNKCKGFGFVTMTNYDEAVVAIQSLNGYTLGNRVLQVSFKTNKSKAA is encoded by the exons ATGATGGCGAACGGAATGGACACAGTCGTACAACAAAATGGTGGATCCACCCTCGGACAGGCCTCGCAGGAAGAGTCGAAAACGAATCTCATAGTAAATTACTTGCCCCAGAGCATGACACAGGATGAGATTCGATCCCTCTTCTCGAGCATTGGCGAGGTTGAGAGTTGCAAGTTGATTCGTGATAAACTCACCG GTCAGAGTTTAGGTTACGGTTTCGTTAACTATCACCGGCCTGAGGATGCTGAGAAGGCGATAAACACGCTCAACGGTCTTCGTCTGCAAAATAAAACGATCAAG gtATCGTACGCGAGACCGAGCAGCGAGGCGATCAAAGGCGCAAACTTGTACGTGAGCGGTTTGCCGAAGAACATGACGCAACAAGATCTGGAGAATCTATTCAGCCCGTACGGCAGAATCATCACGTCGCGGATACTTTGCGACAACATCACCG TACGACAGTTTGTGACCGGCGGCGGAGACTATTTGCCCG AGAAGATGATGATGGACCCGTTGAATAACTTGAACCGATTACCGACAGGATTGTCGAAAGGGGTCGGTTTCATAAGGTTCGACCAGCGGGTCGAGGCCGAGAGGGCGATCCAAGAATTAAACGGTACCATTCCGAAGGGCTCGTCCGAGCCGATCACCGTCAAGTTCGCCAACAATCcgagcaacaacaacaaggcGATACCGCCGTTGGCCTATCTGACACCGCAGGCGACCCGACGATATGGCGGCCCAATCCACCATCCGACCGGCCGCTTCAG TAG GTACAGCCCGCTGGCAGGCGATCTATTGGCAAACTCGATGCTACCCGGGAACGCGATGAATGGTTCCGGCTGGTGTATCTTCGTGTATAATCTCGCCCCAGAGACCGAGGAGAACGTGCTGTGGCAGTTGTTCGGTCCGTTCGGCGCCGTCCAATCGGTCAAAGTGATCCGCGACCTGCAGACGAACAAGTGCAAAGGCTTCGGTTTCGTGACGATGACCAACTATGACGAGGCGGTGGTCGCCATCCAGAGCTTGAACGGTTACACGCTCGGTAACCGGGTTCTCCAAGTGAGCTTCAAGACGAACAAGAGCAAGGCGGCGTAG